The following are encoded together in the Culex pipiens pallens isolate TS chromosome 1, TS_CPP_V2, whole genome shotgun sequence genome:
- the LOC128092441 gene encoding uncharacterized protein LOC128092441, producing MGNQVKMKCPTRSILLVVLTICVTGSVGGSRGLSYEELLKKLTDAKANAGAVDVRTNLRSIRELAIQSGLMVPRNETTTTTPVTTSLPSSAPALRDHQLLELRRIDPSRKEQATAMMGRKKGQGGGSNNNIVVTDGGGGGHGGGSYHVYSEESGEGGKKGKKGRKKRNKRKKHRKGWKKHMKKAVPIGLGILALKALLLHFVLKKLVLATGLSLLLSKKSLLVSALIALKLMFQHPHSSDKTESSKLEVVHIPIRKETGFNKKIQLQKVKVKPQFKIKKLSTTKKPGYGPYAIKHTHQQMEDFGGKYIPLGYESQQHNYYDITTPPPSTYVDQLPETGEDNFFDVNDLQFARRDGWDGWTGWNRGEAGDPYGGAFEQKQFSDGGDYGQSYYNSHGGFFQQQQQQQQQNNEWTGQVSGDSQTPYKQRNLAQMKYRRRRLAVGRTVK from the exons ATGGGAAATCAAGTGAAAATGAAATGCCCAACCCGGTCAATCCTGCTGGTAGTGCTAACGATCTGTGTAACGGGTTCCGTCGGGGGAAGTCGTGGGCTGTCCTACGAGGAACTGCTGAAGAAACTAACCGATGCCAAGGCCAACGCTGGGGCCGTTGACGTGAGGACGAACCTGCGATCGATCCGTGAGCTGGCCATCCAGAGTGGTTTGATGGTGCCGAGAAatgaaacgacgacgacgacgccggtgACGACAAGTTTGCCAAGTTCTGCTCCAGCTCTGCGCGATCATCAGCTTTTGGAGTTACGACGGATTGATCCTAGCCGGAAAGAGCAGGCGACCGCAATGATGG GTCGCAAAAAGGGTCAAGGTGGAGgaagcaacaacaacatcgTTGTAACCGACGGCGGAGGTGGCGGCCATGGCGGCGGTTCGTACCACGTGTACAGCGAAGAAAGCGGCGAGGGTGGCAAAAAGGGCAAAAAGGGTCGCAAGAAGCGGAACAAGCGCAAGAAGCACCGCAAGGGCTGGAAGAAGCACATGAAGAAGGCGGTCCCGATCGGGTTGGGAATTTTGGCGCTGAAGGCCCTGCTGCTGCACTTTGTGCTGAAGAAGCTGGTTCTGGCTACCGGGCTGTCGCTGCTGCTGAGCAAGAAGTCGCTGCTGGTGTCGGCGTTGATCGCGTTGAAGCTGATGTTCCAGCATCCTCACAGCAGCGATAAGACCGAGAGTAGCAAGCTGGAGGTGGTGCACATTCCGATCCGGAAGGAAACGGGCTTCAACAAGAAGATCCAGCTGCAGAAGGTAAAGGTGAAGCCACAGTTCAAGATTAAAAAGCTGAGCACGACCAAAAAGCCTGGCTACGGACCGTACGCGATCAAGCACACGCACCAGCAGATGGAGGACTTTGGTGGAAAGTACATCCCGCTAGGTTACGAGTCCCAACAGCACAACTATTATGACATTACGACGCCACCACCGTCGACGTACGTCGACCAACTCCCGGAAACCGGCGAGGACAACTTCTTCGACGTGAACGATCTGCAGTTTGCCCGGCGGGATGGTTGGGACGGATGGACCGGTTGGAACCGGGGCGAAGCCGGAGATCCGTACGGTGGAGCATTCGAGCAGAAGCAGTTCAGCGATGGTGGCGACTACGGGCAGAGCTATTACAACAGTCACGGAGGGttcttccagcagcagcagcagcaacaacagcagaaCAACGAGTGGACAGGCCAAGTGAGCGGAGACAGTCAAACGCCATACAAGCAGCGGAACTTGGCCCAGATGAAGTACAGAAGAAGGCGGCTGGCAGTCGGGAGGACTGTTAAATGA
- the LOC128092355 gene encoding titin homolog — translation MNMITGSLLKAQQNGKTARQQDNKTARQQDSKTARQQDSKTTRRQDSKTTRQQDHKTTRQQDNKTTRQQDNKTTRQQDNKTTRQQDNKTTRQQDNKTTRQQDNKTTRQQDNKTTRQQDNKTTRQQDNKTTRQQDNKTTRQQDNKTTRQQDNKTTRQQDNKTTRQQDNKTTRQQDNKTTRQQDNKTTRQQDNKTTRQQDNKTTRQQDNKTTRQQDNKTTRQQDNKTTRQQNNKTTRQQDNKTTRQQDNKTTRQQDNKTTRQQDNKTTRQQDNKTARQQDSKTVQAHFRIAPRGFIVNKLA, via the exons ATGAACATGATAACTGGCTCCCTGCTGAAAGC acagcAAAACGGCAAGACAGCAAGACAACAGGACAACAAGACAGCAAGACAGCAAGACAGCAAGACAGCAAGACAGCAAGACAGCAAAACAACAAGACGGCAAGACagcaagacaacaagacaacaagaccacaagacaacaagacaacaagacaacaagacaacaagacaacaagacaacaagacaacaagacaacaagacaacaagacaacaagacaacaagacaacaagacaacaagacaacaagacaacaagacaacaagacaacaagacaacaagacaacaagacaacaagacaacaagacaacaagacaacaagacaacaagacaacaagacaacaagacaacaagacaacaagacaacaagacaacaagacaacaagacagcaagacaacaagacaacaagacaacaagacaacaagacaacaagacaacaagacaacaagacaacaaggcaacaagacaacaagacaacaagacaacaagacaacaagacaacaagacaacaagacaacaagacaacaagacaacaagacaacaagacaacaagacagcaagacaacaagacaacaagacaacaagacaacaagacaacaagacaacaagacaacaagacaacaagacaacaagacaacaagacaacaagacaacaaaacaacaagacaacaagacaacaagacaacaagacaacaagacaacaagacaacaagacaacaagacaacaagacaacaagacaacaagacaacaagacaacaagacaacaagacaacaagacaacaagacagcAAGACAGCAAGACAGCAAGACA